From one Bacteroidota bacterium genomic stretch:
- a CDS encoding T9SS type A sorting domain-containing protein, producing the protein FGQTVKQIKNINGRTVVFSRDNLASGLYFVRLTEENKTIAVDKLVITDK; encoded by the coding sequence TTTCGGGCAGACAGTTAAACAAATAAAAAATATCAACGGGCGGACAGTTGTTTTCTCCCGCGACAATCTCGCAAGCGGACTGTATTTCGTTCGGCTGACAGAAGAAAACAAAACCATCGCAGTAGACAAATTAGTAATCACCGACAAATAA